One region of Primulina tabacum isolate GXHZ01 chromosome 1, ASM2559414v2, whole genome shotgun sequence genomic DNA includes:
- the LOC142507812 gene encoding uncharacterized protein LOC142507812: MSRLGQKRSKVSVGEVQENIANKLSRVDSNTPPNSSEYLRDKDLVDDAKTNKKKGRGPSKFILGSGQQQPKDLERNEFGQAVGDNSVKYASFLGCMVKEFVPYTLDRWKDLDEEMKNKMWCCLQLNYKVEEWEKHSIFQKLGKLWRDRKSKLQISIREVDDGRVAGRDLCLLKPEFLDENQWDLFVKKTRSSPFQEKSEKFKAMRGKQIHNHTMTRRSYARLAHIMVIVII, from the exons ATGAGCAGATTGGGCCAAAAACGCAGCAAGGTATCTGTAGGTGAAGTTCAg GAAAATATAGCAAATAAGCTATCGAGAGTGGACTCCAACACTCCACCTAATTCATCAGAATATTTGCGTGATAAAGACCTAGTTGATGACGCCAAAACTAATAAGAAAAAAGGACGAGGTCCATCAAAGTTTATTTTGGGTAGTGGCCAACAACAGCCCAAAGATCTGGAACGTAATGAGTTTGGACAGGCAGTTGGAGATAATTCGGTCAAGTACGCCTCTTTTCTAGGTTGCATGGTAAAAGAATTTGTGCCATACACATTAGATCGATGGAAAGACTTAGACGAGGAAATGAAGAATAAGATGTGGTGTTGTCTTCAG TTGAACTATAAAGTTGAGGAATGGGAGAAACATTCAATCTTTCAAAAGTTAGGTAAATTGTGGCGTGATAGAAAGTCCAAACTCCAAATAAGTATACGAGAAGTTGATGATGGTCGAGTGGCTGGACGAGATCTTTGTCTTTTGAAGCCCgaatttttggatgaaaaccAATGGGacttgtttgtaaagaagacACGATCATCACCATTTCAA GAAAAGAGTGAAAAATTTAAGGCGATGAGAGGAAAGCAAATACACAACCACACAATGACCAGGAGAAGTTATGCCCGTTTGGCTCACATCATGGTAATTGTTATTATTTGA
- the LOC142543700 gene encoding uncharacterized protein LOC142543700 yields MTGGKKKSQNINNVKRKRKTHDSSKNVQKSDQMWKKKSIFFSLPYWSGLLLRHNLDVMHVEKNVCENIIGTLLNVKKKSKDGVNARKDLMHLNIRKELHPQEKGENMYHLPAAPYTLSKKEMNVFCSRLKKIKLPDGYSSNIGNCVSLEEHKLIGLKSHDCHVLMQQLLSIALRSLLPKGPRSALFLLCAFYNELCQRVLDRNRLEQLEENIAETLCMLERYFPPAFFTISVHLTIHLAREARLCGPVQFRWMYPFERFMKTLKEYVKNRARPEGCIAECYLAEERMRFCSAYIKKRLVLVSVLIGIRIWTMD; encoded by the exons ATGACTGGGGGAAAAAAAAAGAGTCagaatatcaataatgtaaagAGAAAGAGAAAGACGCATGATAGTTCAAAAAATGTACAAAAATCAGATCAAATGTGGAAGAAGAAGTCAATTTTTTTCAGTTTGCCATACTGGAGT GGACTGCTGCTACGTCATAACTTAGATGTGATGCATGTTGAAAAGAATGTCTGCGAAAATATCATAGGCAcattgttaaacgtgaagaaaaaATCCAAAGATGGTGTGAATGCTCGCAAAGATTTGATGCACTTAAACATTAGAAAAGAATTACATCCTCAAGAGAAAGGGGAAAATATGTATCACTTGCCTGCTGCACCTTACACATTGTCTAAAAAAGAGATGAATGTATTTTGCTCTAGattgaagaaaataaagttaccCGATGGCTATAGCTCAAATATTGGTAACTGTGTTTCTTTAGAAGAGCATAAACTTATTGGGctgaaatctcatgattgtcatGTTCTAATGCAACAACTGCTATCAATAGCATTGAGAAGTCTTTTACCTAAAGGTCCACGTAGTGCTCTATTTCTATTGTGTGCATTTTACAATGAATTATGTCAAAGAGTGTTAGACAGGAACCGTTTAGAACAACTCGAGGAGAATATTGCTGAAACTCTATGCATGTTGGAAAGGTACTTTCCACCCGCTTTCTTCACTATCTCGGTTCATTTGACAATTCATTTAGCAAGAGAGGCTCGCTTGTGTGGGCCTGTCCAATTCCGTTGGATGTATCCATTTGAAAG aTTTATGAAAACACTTAAAGAGTATGTGAAGAACCGAGCAAGGCCAGAGGGTTGCATAGCTGAGTGTTACCTTGCAGAAGAACGAATGCGGTTTTGTAGTGCCTATATAAAAAAGCGGCTGGTATTGGTATCCGTTCTAATCGGAATCAGGATTTGGACAATGGATTAG